The sequence below is a genomic window from Mycobacterium heidelbergense.
CGGTGTTCACCGGCTGGCTGCACGGCGCGCGCACGGTGGTGCAGCGTCCGACGGTCGCCGCCACCCTGTCGGGCCTGGCCGCCCATCGGATGGTGGTTGGGATCAATTCGCTGCTGCTGCTGGTGCTGGTGCATCACGTGGCCGATCCCGCGGCCGCCGGACTGGGTATTGCGTTGCTGTTCTTCGCCGCTTCGGGTCTCGGGGCTTTCCTGGCCAACGTGTTGACGCCGTCGGCGGTGCGCCGCTGGGGGCGCTACGTCACGGCAAACGGCGCCCTGGCGGCCGCCGCGATCGTCCAGATCCCCGGCGCCGCGCTGCTGCTTCCGGTGATGGTGGCGTGCGGCTTTTTCCTCGGCGTGGCCGGCCAAGTGGTCAAGCTGTGCGCCGACTCGGCGATGCAGATGGACGTCGACGACGCCCTTCGCGGGCACGTGTTCGCGGTACAGGACGCGCTGTTCTGGGTGGCGTTCATCGTCTCGATCACGTTGGCGGCGACCGTGATTCCCGAGAACGGGCACGCACCGGCCTTTGTGCTGTTCGGGTCGGTGCTGTACCTGATCGGGCTGGCGGTCCACGGCATTCTCGGCCGCCGCGGCCAGCCCGCGAACCAGAGCTAAGGTCGGAGGTGATGATGGCCGGTGCCGCCCCGATTGTGGCCGACCTGCGCGCCGAAAGCGACGACCTCGACGCGTTGGTGGCGCCGCTTCCGGCGCACCGCTGGGCGGACCCGACGCCCGCGCCGGGCTGGACCATCGCCCACCAGATCGGGCACCTGTTGTGGACCGACCGGGTCGCCCTGACCGCGGTCACCGATGAGGCCGGGTTCGCCGAGGTGCTGCGGGCCGCTCAGGCCGAGCCGACCGGCTTCGTCGACGCGGGCGCCGAAGAACTGGCGGCTCTGCCGCCGGCCGGGCTGCTCACCGACTGGCGGGCCACCCGAGGGCGGTTGCACGAGGCGCTGCTGGCGGTGCCCGACGGTCGCAAGCTGCCGTGGTTCGGGCCACCGATGAGCGCGGCGTCGATGGCGACCGCCCGGTTGATGGAGACCTGGGCGCACGGGCTTGACGTCGCCGACTCCCTCGGCGTCGAACGGCCCGCCACCGAGCGGCTGCGGTCGATCGCGCATATCGGGGTGCGCACCCGTGACTACGCCTTCTTCGTCAACAATCTGACTCCGCCGACCGAACCGTTTCTGGTCGAGCTGCGCGGGCCCGGCGGCGACACCTGGTCCTGGGGACCGCCGGACGCCGCCCAGCGGGTCACGGGCTCCGCCGCCGACTTCTGCTTCTTGGTGACCCAGCGGCGCGCGCTGAGCGCGCTGGACGTCACGGCGCACGGTCCCGACGCGCGGCGCTGGCTGGAAATCGCTCAGGCCTTCGCCGGGCCGCCGGGCCGCGGGCGATGAGCGCGAAAAGCCGCGGCTTAGTGGTCTTACCCGTTAATTCGTCGGGGTTGTTGTCAGACAGATATCGCTGGCACCGAGTCTGCGTTTGTCGTGTCGAGTCTGCGCTCAGCGCTAGCTTTTCCGGCTTGCTGTCGCCGCCACCGCAGTCTCGGCGCGTCAAGTCACGCCCCGACGAACATGCGGGCGAGACCATTTAGACACTGCCCGGCGGCGTACTGAGCTTCTGGAACCAGGCGAGGTGGTAGTTCGCCGACGTGGAGTCTCCGGTGACCGCGCCTTCGGTGGCGGCCAGCAACAGGCAGTTGAGCAAGAGCGCGGGGTCGACGTTGGGATGTTGGATCAACAGCTGATAGCGCGCGGTGTCGAGATGCACTCGCAACAAATCGATCTCTTCTTCCGCGACGCCGGTTCCGGCGGCGGCGGCCCTGGCCAACGTGTGCACCATCCGCGGCAATCCGTCGCGCCAGTGCGTGGCCTGGGTCAGCTCCCACCCCAGGTCTTCAATCGAGGGCAGCTCGCGGGCTTGCACCGAGGCCTTCGTCTCGGCGAAGTCATCCAGTCGACCAAGAGAATCCCCAGGGGCGTACATGACGATGCGTGCACTCTCGCCGACCAGCGCGGCGGCTTTGCCGCCGCGCCGCTCCGGCTCCAACAGCCGCACGCCTTGGGGGAGCGCGATGCCCGGAGGCACCCAGCCGTGGGCAAGGTCGGTGACCAGTACCGTGGTGCCGTCGGAGCGATCGGCGATAGCCCAATTCAGTCGCGGCTCCTGATGGACGACGAAGGCAAGGAGCCGCTGCAACCGTTCGTTATCGGATTCCCGTGCGGCTGACGGCTCGGTGACCTCCGGGTCGATTATCGGCGTTTCATCGTGTCCGCTTTCGTCTGCTTCTGGGGGCTCCGGGGCGGCATCGGGGGGCGCGTCGACGCTGGGATCGGCATCCCGCGGATGCGGGCGTTCGGCGGCCGGCCCGTCCCCCACCGCGTGTAACTGACGAATCGTCGATTCCACCCGCCTGCCGGCGCGGGCCCGGGCCTCGTCGATGACCCTGGCTTCTTCCGCTTGCCGGGCCAACTCGGGCATCCCCGCCAGCCTGACGAGCTTGAGCTCGTCGTTGGCGCTTCTCGTGATCCGCTGCAGGTCGGCCGTCAGATACTCTGCGAGCGTGGCGGTTTCGGGGGTGTCCGGCGACAGCTCGGCCGGCCAAAGTCCGCCCGTCACCCAGGGGGTGCAATCGACGGTAGAGCTGAAGGCCGGGATCGCCAGTGATTCCCGGGTAGCTCTTCGGAGGCGCTGGCGCGCCGTCAGCCGACCGAAGATTGCCACTCGGCCAAGCGTACCGGCATCCGACGGGTGGTCTATTCAGCCGGTGAATTGTGCAGCCGCGATGGCCTGGGTAGCGTGGGGACATGGCTGACTCTGCGCTGCAGCAGCAACTCGACGAAGTGCGCGCCCTGCTGGCCCGCGCACGAGAGTTGTTCGGCCCCAACCCCATTGAGCCTCCCACCGATATCGCGCCCGATCCGGACAGCGCCAAGAGGTGGCTGCTCTAGTCCGCGCGGTCACGGCGGCGGAGTTTATGTGCCAGCAGCTTTTCGATCGCCGCATCAAGGTCATGGGGTGTCGGAACCTCCGCCGACGGGGTGTGTCCGGCTGCCATGATTTCGTGCCGGACCTCCAGTAACGCTTTGAGGCAGGACACGTCGGCGGTCAACAGGATGCCCTGCGCCAGGGTCTCGGCGTCGGTTTCCATCGCCTCTTCGCTCAGCGCGATGCTGTGCATGTATCCGCCGCGGCAGGAGCGGACGAGAATGTGCCCACTCGGGTGAACGGTGTCGAAGGCGGGATTGGCGTCGGTCATCGACCGCCGTCAATGATGCCGCCGAAATGTCGTGCCGCGTCTTGCTCGTGCTCTTCCCACATCGTCGCCGACGTGACCAGTTTCACCGCCATGTCGGCGTGGTCGTCGGCTTGTTGCTCGTAGCACTGCCGTCTGAGCTCAAGCAGATCGCGGCCGGCATCGCGCAGTTCGCCGAAGATGGGCCCCAGCGAGTCCAGGCTCTCCTGGATCGCCGCATGCGATGACGGAACGGTGCGCAGGTAGTCGGAGGTCTCCTGGTGATGCGCGGCGGCTTCACGTAAGTGCGCGGGCACCACATGGATCTGATCTGCCATCTGCTGTCTCCTGTTCCTGCGCCGCCGGGTTGAACCGGCGAATTCACTATTGTCGAGCGGTCGGCGTGGCCGCCGGCCGGGTGGGTGTCGGTGTGTGGGGCTTCGCGGACGCGGCCGCCTCCGGTGGATGCTCCCAGCCTAGAAAGCTCGGCCCGCTCACGGTGGCGATGCGTTGAATCTGGCCGTCGAGAAGCGCTTTTTCATGGCCGAGCGCCAGGGCGTGGCGATCGGTGAAGATCCCTACATCACCGGGCACGACTTGCAGTGGATCGACCGGGGCGGTGACCGCCGTTCCCGGCGGGGGGATGGTAATTCCCTGCTGATGGAACGCATCCGCGATCGGTGCCCCGCCGACCGCGGCTTGGATGGCCGCGGCGAGCTGCGGGCTGGCGGCCGTCACCGCGTCGCCATCGGGCAGGGTCACCGTTGTCGGGCCCGCCGGCGGCGATTCGGGCTTGTTCGCCGAGGCGTCCTCATCGTGGGCCCCGCCGTCGTCGGCGTCATCGCCCGGGTTCGGGTCGCGGGATCCATGCAGGCCTTCCGGATCGTCCAGCGCCGGATCGCTTCCGCTGCCCGCCGGCCGCCCGGGCAACGCCAAGCCGCCCGGGGCACCCCAATCGGCCAGCGAGCCCGGCGCCGCGCCCAGTCCGGGCACCGGCGCCGCGCCGAGGCCGGGGATGGTTGGCATCGCCGGCGCCATCGGGGTGGCCGGAACCGTGGCACCCTCGGCCGGGCCCTGGCCCGGTGCATCCCCGGCGGGTGGGCCGGCGTCGTCGGCCAACGTCGAATCCAAAAGCGGATCCCAACCGGTGTCGGCGTCGTCGGCCGGCTGTTGGATGGTGGTGTCCGCCGGCACCGGGACGGCCGACGCCGGCGGGTGGTCGTCGGGGCCGTGCTTGGAGGCGTCGTACAGCGACGTCCATGCGGCCATCAGGGCCGATTTCGACGTGTCATCCAGACTCGCGTTCAAGACCACCGCGCGGATGTCCTTGAGCTTGCCGATGAGGAATCGTTGGAAATCGCGGGCTCCTGCCGGGGTGTCGAGGTCCGACCGCATTCGTACCGCGGCCTCGGTCTCTCGCTGCAGTGTAATCAGCGCTTCTCTGCCCTCGACGGCCTTCAGGTGTGCGTTCAGGATGGCCGAAACCACTTGCATGTCGAGCTGGGAGCTCGCCGAATTCTGGTGTGCCAGAGCGGCTTCGGCGTTTGTCATGGCTTCGGCGGCGTCGCCCTGCTCTCGGTCCGATGCCGCATCGGGTGCGCCAAACAGATCCGCATGTTGTTGGCGGATCTTGCGCAGGATCGCGTCGAGTTGTTCGGGCCGTGTCGTGGGGGTGATCACCGCGGCCAGCTCGTCGGGCGCAAGGCCCGTCTGCCACGCGTTCGGATCACCGGTGCGGTCGCGCACATATTTGATCGTGGTGATCAGCTCGTCATACACCGACATCGTCTAGGCCGACGGCGCTGCGCCCCACAACCGGCCCTGGTGCGGGATGTGTCGCGACGCCTCCATGCCGGGCGACAGTACCCAGGCGCATTGTTGCCGACAATTCACCCGGGCCCGTCTGTGCACGGACAAACCCGCGTGGGGTTCGCTAGCCCGAAGGGGCGGCGTACTGTGCCCGCAGGCTGTCCAGCGCAGCCCTTTTCGTGCGATCCAGCTCGCGAGCGTTCGCCACGACCGCCGCGATCTCGCGTTGCTTGGCGATCAGAAACCGGTGAAATTCACGCGCCCCCAGCGGGGTATCGACGGCGAGGTCCGCCCGGACGGTGGCGGCGCGATCGATCTCCTCGGCGATCGCGTCGAGTCGCCTGATGCTCTCGCGCGTCGCGGCATGGGCGCTGGCCAGCACCTCGGCCAGCACACGGTCGGCCTCGGCGGCGGTGCCGTGTCGGCTCGCCAGCGCTGACTGCCTCGCCTGGATGGCGTGCAGCGAAGGCCCGGCCTGGTCCGGCATCGGTTCGTTGCCCGTCATAGCGGCCGCCGAATCGCAACGTTGCTGCCGAGCGGACCGATTCGCACCGAGGCGCCCGAGTAGGGCGCCTCGACGACCCGGTTGTTGCCGATGGCGATCTGGACGTGCCCGGCGTGGGGGAAGACGAGATCGCCCGGACGGACCTGCGAACGGGGCACCGGGATCCCGTCGTTGATCTGCTGATAGGTCGTGCGGCCCAGGTGAACGCCCGCGTGCGCGTAGGACCACTGGACCAGCCCGGAACAGTCGAACTGGTCGGGCCCGGTTGCGCCCCAGACATAGGGGCGGCCCAGCCGCGACAACGCGGCGCGCACCGCGATTGCGGCGCGGCCGTTCGGTGACCGCGGCCCGAGGCCGCGATGGTGCGTCATCCGGTAGCGCAGCGCCCGCAGCGCCGCCGAGTGCCGTTGCGCCCGGCCGCGGGCCGCCAGTACGTGGTCCCGCTGCGTGCGCAGCCGCGCTACCCGGCGGCGCGTCGCCTCGCGCTGGGCCATGGGTGTCGCGGGCGCGGCCGTGGCGTCGGCGCGGGCCTCGTCGAGGACCTTCTTGGTGAGTTCGCGCGCCCGGGCCTGATCCTGGTGGGCGTCGGCGATGACGCCGGCGGCAACGGCATCCGTGTGCGCCGCAGCCGCCAGCCGCTGCCGGTGCTGGCCCACCGCGAGTTGGTAATTATCATGTGCCACACCGTCATTCAGGTCAGCGGCGCGCCGCAGTACCCTGTGGTAGTGGGCTGTGCCCGCGTCCATCGTCGGGGGCGATGCGTTGCCGGCAAACAACCGGTGGGCACGGCTCAACACCTCGACTTCACTTTCCATCGCGGCCCCCCTCGCCGCTGGCCGGATCCGTCTCCTCCTGGCGCGTCGACTCGACCGCCTCGGCGAAGGCGCGAACCCGGGGGAGCGCCCCCGGCGGGATGACCCCCCGGTTGCGGATATCCCACATTTCGTCGTTTCCGACACCGACCAACGCCGCGATGATCGCCTCCGGCAACGCCGACTGCACGCACGCTCGATCGAACCGTGCGCTCAAGCTGGTGGGCATCCGCGTGAGGAGGGCCCGCCGCGTAACCTCGAGCGCCTGGAGATGCTCCATGAGCCGGCCCGTCGAGTCGGCGCCGGCGTTCACGGCGACCCGCCAGGAGCTCGCGGCCAGCATCTCCGCCTTCACGCATTGCGCGATCACAGAGAGAATATACGTCTCATATTCGTTTGATGTCGTCGCGGGTAGCCGATCGATGACGGATTTGAGGGCATCGAGCTGCGCCTCGGCGTAGCCTTCCAGCACTTCCGTATCGCTATGGCGGTCGACGACCACCGCGCCGGAGCCCCGCGCGGGCCCCGCGGCGGGCGGTCGAGCGGCCATCAGCCGGGCCAATTCGGCGTCCGGGTCGGCGGCTACGAGCAGCCGAGAGTACGTGCCTGGCGGCAGGCCAAGCCCG
It includes:
- a CDS encoding TIGR03084 family metal-binding protein, which codes for MAGAAPIVADLRAESDDLDALVAPLPAHRWADPTPAPGWTIAHQIGHLLWTDRVALTAVTDEAGFAEVLRAAQAEPTGFVDAGAEELAALPPAGLLTDWRATRGRLHEALLAVPDGRKLPWFGPPMSAASMATARLMETWAHGLDVADSLGVERPATERLRSIAHIGVRTRDYAFFVNNLTPPTEPFLVELRGPGGDTWSWGPPDAAQRVTGSAADFCFLVTQRRALSALDVTAHGPDARRWLEIAQAFAGPPGRGR
- a CDS encoding DUF5631 domain-containing protein yields the protein MAIFGRLTARQRLRRATRESLAIPAFSSTVDCTPWVTGGLWPAELSPDTPETATLAEYLTADLQRITRSANDELKLVRLAGMPELARQAEEARVIDEARARAGRRVESTIRQLHAVGDGPAAERPHPRDADPSVDAPPDAAPEPPEADESGHDETPIIDPEVTEPSAARESDNERLQRLLAFVVHQEPRLNWAIADRSDGTTVLVTDLAHGWVPPGIALPQGVRLLEPERRGGKAAALVGESARIVMYAPGDSLGRLDDFAETKASVQARELPSIEDLGWELTQATHWRDGLPRMVHTLARAAAAGTGVAEEEIDLLRVHLDTARYQLLIQHPNVDPALLLNCLLLAATEGAVTGDSTSANYHLAWFQKLSTPPGSV
- a CDS encoding DUF2694 family protein; this encodes MTDANPAFDTVHPSGHILVRSCRGGYMHSIALSEEAMETDAETLAQGILLTADVSCLKALLEVRHEIMAAGHTPSAEVPTPHDLDAAIEKLLAHKLRRRDRAD
- a CDS encoding ESX-1 secretion-associated protein, with product MADQIHVVPAHLREAAAHHQETSDYLRTVPSSHAAIQESLDSLGPIFGELRDAGRDLLELRRQCYEQQADDHADMAVKLVTSATMWEEHEQDAARHFGGIIDGGR
- a CDS encoding DUF4226 domain-containing protein, which codes for MSVYDELITTIKYVRDRTGDPNAWQTGLAPDELAAVITPTTRPEQLDAILRKIRQQHADLFGAPDAASDREQGDAAEAMTNAEAALAHQNSASSQLDMQVVSAILNAHLKAVEGREALITLQRETEAAVRMRSDLDTPAGARDFQRFLIGKLKDIRAVVLNASLDDTSKSALMAAWTSLYDASKHGPDDHPPASAVPVPADTTIQQPADDADTGWDPLLDSTLADDAGPPAGDAPGQGPAEGATVPATPMAPAMPTIPGLGAAPVPGLGAAPGSLADWGAPGGLALPGRPAGSGSDPALDDPEGLHGSRDPNPGDDADDGGAHDEDASANKPESPPAGPTTVTLPDGDAVTAASPQLAAAIQAAVGGAPIADAFHQQGITIPPPGTAVTAPVDPLQVVPGDVGIFTDRHALALGHEKALLDGQIQRIATVSGPSFLGWEHPPEAAASAKPHTPTPTRPAATPTARQ
- a CDS encoding DUF4226 domain-containing protein; the encoded protein is MPDQAGPSLHAIQARQSALASRHGTAAEADRVLAEVLASAHAATRESIRRLDAIAEEIDRAATVRADLAVDTPLGAREFHRFLIAKQREIAAVVANARELDRTKRAALDSLRAQYAAPSG
- a CDS encoding C40 family peptidase codes for the protein MESEVEVLSRAHRLFAGNASPPTMDAGTAHYHRVLRRAADLNDGVAHDNYQLAVGQHRQRLAAAAHTDAVAAGVIADAHQDQARARELTKKVLDEARADATAAPATPMAQREATRRRVARLRTQRDHVLAARGRAQRHSAALRALRYRMTHHRGLGPRSPNGRAAIAVRAALSRLGRPYVWGATGPDQFDCSGLVQWSYAHAGVHLGRTTYQQINDGIPVPRSQVRPGDLVFPHAGHVQIAIGNNRVVEAPYSGASVRIGPLGSNVAIRRPL
- a CDS encoding helix-turn-helix domain-containing protein; amino-acid sequence: MSRESAGAAIRALRESRDWSLADLAAATGVSIMGLSFLERGARKPHKSTVQKVENGLGLPPGTYSRLLVAADPDAELARLMAARPPAAGPARGSGAVVVDRHSDTEVLEGYAEAQLDALKSVIDRLPATTSNEYETYILSVIAQCVKAEMLAASSWRVAVNAGADSTGRLMEHLQALEVTRRALLTRMPTSLSARFDRACVQSALPEAIIAALVGVGNDEMWDIRNRGVIPPGALPRVRAFAEAVESTRQEETDPASGEGGRDGK